Proteins encoded by one window of Manihot esculenta cultivar AM560-2 chromosome 10, M.esculenta_v8, whole genome shotgun sequence:
- the LOC110624506 gene encoding putative elongation of fatty acids protein DDB_G0272012 has translation MEFLLQTNKYIVGHHLSKTRFFPTIQYWLADHPNIQNFSWKQGETPGSSLLFLSLTVISYLSLTYLFSHTTLISCSRRFLKSLTAIHSLILLSLSFVMSLGCTLCIILIAPNVDYLICFPQKTPPTGPLFFWAYIFYISKIYEFMDTLLIILSNSTRRLTFLHVYHHATVVVMCYISLHTSQSMFPGVLVTNAAVHVIMYFYYFLCALGIRPKWKKIVTDCQILQFFSSFGIMGLIFYYHFTGQGCSGISGWWFDAVFITSLLLLFLDFHAKTYSKKKITKEN, from the coding sequence ATGGAGTTCCTTCTCCAAACTAACAAGTATATTGTAGGTCACCACCTTAGCAAGACACGATTTTTTCCGACCATCCAATACTGGTTAGCAGACCATCCAAATATCCAAAACTTCTCATGGAAACAAGGTGAAACTCCAGGCTCTTCTCTCCTCTTCCTTTCTCTCACTGTTATCTCTTATCTCTCTCTCACTTATCTCTTCTCTCACACAACCCTAATCTCCTGCAGCCGCCGTTTCCTCAAAAGCCTCACAGCCATTCATAGCTTGATCCTCCTTTCACTTTCCTTCGTTATGTCCCTTGGTTGCACTCTCTGCATCATCCTCATCGCTCCAAATGTGGACTACCTCATTTGCTTCCCTCAAAAAACCCCACCAACTGGTCCTCTCTTTTTCTGGGCTTACATATTCTATATCTCCAAGATTTATGAATTCATGGACACCCTTTTGATCATCTTGAGCAACTCCACCAGACGGCTTACTTTCCTCCATGTCTACCACCATGCAACGGTGGTGGTGATGTGCTATATCTCTTTGCACACTTCACAGTCTATGTTCCCTGGAGTTCTCGTCACTAATGCTGCTGTCCATGTGATAATGTACTTCTATTACTTTCTGTGTGCTCTAGGGATTCGTCCAAAGTGGAAAAAAATTGTCACAGATTGCCAGATTTTGCAATTCTTTTCAAGCTTTGGGATCATGGGTTTGATATTTTACTACCATTTTACTGGACAAGGCTGCTCTGGTATCTCGGGTTGGTGGTTCGATGCTGTTTTCATTACTTCTCTTTTGCTTCTGTTCCTTGACTTCCATGCTAAGACCTACTCTAAGAAGAAGATCACCaaggaaaattaa